A genomic region of Azoarcus sp. KH32C contains the following coding sequences:
- a CDS encoding glycosyltransferase, translating to MKRLYRERRHPYYIAAPNYLRASAGIRVMHRLCHALNLAGEEAWITCPETDPSLNTPLLTTNIRREHEAAGLRPIAVYPEVIAANPLDCPVVVRYILNVPGLLGQRPAYRDSDLYYVHTDELAQHLDHCEGLLFLPTTDASIFNNFNNPFDKDRRGACIYFGRYEEGKNVWKDLADRCTVITKEFPATHPELADLFRRSERLYCFENTTLHLEARLCGCPVVLLPSPLIDLDKPFGAQLGFNVGLAFSNDEQSLEEARRGVAEVPKIYEALEGKFWTQLESFVDLTQERARATTGASSFTGAGLPAASPSIKARTEDLPVFDRRRPYYVVADDYTRVDSRVRAMHQLCHTLNLAGAEAYMICGRTAPELRTPPLTLAIEEQHRTAGVTPIFIYPEDVVGNPLRGESVVRYAVRTAIEPVPGELVFATSPDLLPPEAGEDQLLFVPIVDRYRFSSDGATGERPRVLAYTANFPDAHKLYAGLLSQCEEITRSHPATQDELIKVLRQADRLYCFGESNLALEAALCGCPVVYVQAPGQRAHPGGFFAYGNEGLAFDDTDEALHQARETVGQIRTHYVDLANRFPQQLSNFIRQTQQLSIRPRSEDVHIAEPESVFSYWRRWRFAAPNIEGSNYERWRSNKIVREIDAELFAERMIRKWTSRPRFHFGLELRAGEESLLADTLDALDAQLYQDWQFTIVAPFPAPDPGFLNLPHIHWVTVDSADQAMAALERAFEQTESDWIGLLEPGVRLEPHALLVYGDYIATRPSWLFVYSDDDVVSPNGELGTPRFKPDLNLDLLRSMHYLGSLCIVRRQAFMQAGQLGDCKGAEGYDIALRVLDNFGVSTIGHIAEVLYHSPALSVREIAVDSERAALENHLTRCGITAKIVDGHGFATRRVIYTQNDTPKVSIAIFSANKAEFLAPCLDSIQTLSTYSNVEILLIDGGNTDPDSAALLANIAAGPTKFPITILDSSQLPNLAARYNAAAKAAQGDYLVFLDDDTVILQDDWLERLLNIAIRPEVGMVTPRLGYPGSGRIRDTGQILGLGGASAPAWDNLLEPDEPGYQGLATVDRNVSAVSPACFMVRSSLFHDLGGFDEKDYPQDYPILDFCLRLRNTKRWIVWTPYATVAHYNSGSRNAALSGNARFTQLAAREQENETLLRKWLPTLANDPFYNRNLSLSTPYQPDAQFTVPWDTNFHERRRLLGFPITGGSGEYRVIAPFRAISQAGLAQTCVIEPAANQLRIPSLTELVRAEPDVVVMHQAITPMHLEALERYRKYRPDILRITGLDDLISLLPAKHPRYRQRSIDVRPRLRACLDLCDRAIVSTEPLAELCRPLIDDVVVMPNCLEWDIWGKLEPIRAPGEKPRVGWIGAQQHYGDLEHVFAVVEELADEVDWIFMGMCPPEIRPFVKEAHGWTHGLSAYAYKMSTLNLELAIAPLDQNPFNEAKSNLRLLEYGAMGWPVVCTDIYPYQDAPVARVANRPKAWIDAIREILSDRDAAREQGQQLRQWVENDFILEKRLPEWLDAFARQK from the coding sequence TTGAAAAGACTGTACCGCGAGCGCCGCCATCCCTATTACATCGCGGCCCCGAATTATTTGCGGGCCTCGGCCGGCATCCGCGTCATGCACCGGCTATGCCACGCATTGAATCTCGCGGGTGAGGAAGCCTGGATCACGTGTCCCGAAACCGACCCGTCACTCAATACGCCGCTATTGACGACGAACATCCGCCGGGAGCACGAAGCTGCGGGACTCAGGCCGATCGCGGTTTACCCGGAAGTGATCGCCGCGAATCCGCTCGATTGCCCCGTCGTCGTCCGATATATTCTCAACGTTCCGGGATTGCTCGGGCAACGCCCGGCTTATCGCGATTCGGACCTCTATTACGTCCATACCGACGAACTCGCCCAGCATCTGGACCACTGCGAAGGGCTGCTGTTCCTGCCGACCACCGACGCGTCGATCTTCAACAACTTCAATAATCCGTTCGACAAGGACCGGCGCGGCGCATGCATTTATTTCGGCCGCTACGAGGAAGGCAAGAATGTCTGGAAGGATCTTGCCGATCGTTGCACCGTCATCACGAAGGAATTCCCGGCGACTCATCCGGAGCTCGCGGATCTCTTTCGCCGCAGCGAGCGGCTCTATTGCTTCGAGAACACGACGCTGCACCTCGAAGCACGACTTTGCGGCTGCCCGGTCGTGCTGCTCCCGAGCCCGCTGATCGATCTCGACAAACCATTCGGCGCGCAACTCGGCTTCAATGTCGGCCTTGCTTTTTCGAATGACGAGCAATCGCTCGAAGAGGCGCGCCGCGGCGTGGCCGAAGTTCCCAAGATCTACGAGGCGCTCGAAGGCAAGTTCTGGACGCAGCTGGAATCGTTCGTCGACCTTACGCAGGAGCGCGCGCGCGCGACGACCGGCGCCAGCTCCTTCACTGGCGCAGGCCTGCCCGCGGCATCGCCAAGCATCAAGGCGCGGACGGAGGACCTGCCTGTTTTCGATCGGCGTCGCCCCTACTACGTCGTCGCCGACGACTACACCCGGGTCGACAGCCGGGTGCGTGCGATGCACCAGCTTTGCCATACGCTCAATCTGGCCGGAGCAGAGGCATACATGATTTGCGGCCGGACCGCGCCCGAGTTGCGCACCCCGCCGCTCACGCTGGCCATCGAGGAGCAGCATCGCACGGCAGGCGTCACGCCGATCTTCATCTATCCCGAAGACGTGGTCGGCAACCCCTTGCGGGGCGAAAGCGTCGTGCGATATGCGGTGCGAACTGCCATCGAGCCCGTGCCTGGCGAACTGGTATTCGCCACCTCGCCCGATCTGCTTCCGCCCGAAGCCGGTGAAGATCAGTTGCTCTTCGTTCCCATCGTCGACCGCTATCGCTTTTCGTCCGACGGCGCGACTGGAGAACGTCCGCGCGTACTTGCCTACACCGCGAACTTCCCCGACGCCCACAAGCTTTACGCCGGCCTGCTTTCGCAATGTGAAGAGATCACGCGCAGTCATCCTGCAACCCAGGACGAGTTGATCAAGGTACTGCGGCAGGCCGATCGCCTCTATTGTTTCGGCGAATCGAATCTCGCTCTCGAAGCGGCCCTCTGCGGATGTCCGGTCGTCTACGTGCAGGCGCCCGGCCAGCGCGCCCACCCCGGTGGATTCTTTGCGTACGGCAATGAGGGACTGGCATTCGACGACACCGACGAGGCACTCCATCAAGCTCGCGAAACCGTTGGCCAGATCCGGACCCACTACGTCGATCTGGCGAACCGGTTTCCGCAGCAGCTCTCCAATTTCATCCGGCAAACGCAGCAACTTTCGATTCGCCCACGTTCGGAAGACGTACATATCGCCGAACCGGAATCGGTCTTCTCGTATTGGCGGCGGTGGCGCTTTGCCGCGCCCAACATCGAGGGATCCAATTACGAGAGATGGCGTTCGAACAAGATCGTGCGTGAAATCGACGCCGAGCTTTTCGCCGAACGGATGATCCGCAAGTGGACTTCGCGCCCCAGGTTTCATTTCGGCCTGGAATTGCGGGCGGGAGAAGAATCGCTCCTCGCCGATACGCTCGATGCGCTCGACGCGCAGCTTTACCAGGATTGGCAATTCACGATCGTCGCCCCCTTCCCCGCGCCGGACCCGGGATTCCTGAACCTGCCGCACATCCATTGGGTGACCGTCGATAGTGCGGACCAGGCGATGGCGGCACTCGAACGCGCCTTCGAACAGACAGAGTCGGACTGGATCGGATTGCTGGAGCCCGGGGTCCGCCTCGAACCGCACGCGCTCCTCGTCTATGGCGATTACATTGCCACACGGCCTTCCTGGCTCTTCGTCTATTCGGACGACGACGTCGTCAGTCCGAACGGAGAACTGGGCACTCCCCGCTTCAAGCCCGACCTGAATCTCGACTTGTTGCGGTCGATGCATTATCTCGGCAGCCTGTGCATCGTACGGCGACAAGCCTTCATGCAAGCCGGGCAGCTCGGCGACTGCAAAGGGGCGGAAGGCTACGATATCGCCCTGCGCGTGCTGGACAATTTCGGCGTCTCGACGATCGGCCACATCGCGGAAGTTCTATACCACTCCCCCGCCCTCTCGGTACGGGAAATTGCGGTCGACTCCGAGCGTGCGGCACTGGAAAACCACCTCACGCGCTGCGGCATTACCGCGAAAATCGTGGACGGACACGGCTTCGCGACGCGTCGTGTCATTTACACGCAGAACGACACGCCGAAAGTCTCCATCGCCATATTCAGCGCCAACAAGGCCGAATTCCTGGCCCCTTGCCTCGACAGCATCCAGACCCTCAGTACCTATTCGAACGTCGAAATTCTGTTGATCGACGGCGGCAACACGGACCCCGATTCCGCCGCGCTTCTGGCAAACATCGCCGCCGGGCCGACGAAGTTTCCGATCACGATTCTCGATTCCTCACAGCTGCCGAATCTGGCGGCCCGATACAATGCCGCGGCCAAGGCGGCGCAAGGCGACTATCTCGTCTTCCTGGACGACGACACCGTCATCCTGCAGGACGACTGGCTCGAACGCCTGCTGAATATCGCGATCCGCCCTGAAGTGGGGATGGTGACGCCGCGACTCGGCTATCCGGGCAGCGGAAGGATCAGGGACACGGGCCAGATCCTCGGACTCGGGGGCGCCTCGGCGCCGGCCTGGGACAACCTGCTCGAACCCGACGAACCGGGCTATCAGGGCCTTGCAACGGTCGACCGGAACGTTTCCGCGGTATCGCCCGCCTGTTTCATGGTCCGCTCGAGCCTCTTTCACGACCTGGGGGGGTTCGACGAGAAGGACTATCCGCAGGACTACCCGATCCTCGATTTCTGCCTGCGGCTGCGCAATACCAAACGCTGGATCGTATGGACCCCCTACGCGACCGTCGCCCACTACAACTCCGGGTCGCGCAACGCCGCACTGAGCGGCAATGCCCGCTTCACGCAACTCGCGGCACGCGAACAGGAAAACGAAACCCTGCTGCGCAAGTGGCTTCCGACCCTCGCGAACGACCCGTTCTACAACCGCAACCTGAGCCTGAGCACGCCCTACCAGCCGGACGCCCAATTCACCGTGCCGTGGGACACCAATTTCCACGAGCGGCGCCGGCTTCTGGGCTTTCCCATCACCGGCGGATCGGGCGAATACCGCGTCATCGCCCCGTTCCGCGCCATTTCGCAAGCCGGGCTCGCCCAAACATGCGTGATCGAACCGGCCGCCAACCAGCTGCGCATCCCGTCGCTGACAGAACTCGTCCGCGCCGAGCCCGATGTCGTCGTCATGCATCAGGCGATTACGCCGATGCATCTCGAAGCACTGGAGCGCTACCGGAAATACCGTCCTGACATCCTGCGGATCACGGGCCTGGACGACCTGATCTCCCTCTTGCCGGCCAAACATCCGCGATATCGCCAACGTTCGATCGACGTGCGCCCGCGCCTCCGGGCATGTCTGGACCTATGCGACCGCGCCATCGTCAGCACCGAGCCGCTTGCGGAACTGTGCCGCCCCCTCATCGACGACGTTGTGGTGATGCCGAACTGCCTCGAATGGGACATCTGGGGCAAGCTCGAGCCGATTCGCGCTCCCGGTGAAAAGCCGCGCGTCGGCTGGATCGGCGCCCAACAGCATTACGGCGACCTCGAGCACGTCTTTGCCGTCGTCGAAGAACTCGCCGACGAAGTGGACTGGATCTTCATGGGCATGTGTCCCCCTGAAATTCGCCCCTTCGTCAAGGAGGCTCACGGCTGGACCCACGGTCTCTCGGCGTACGCGTACAAGATGTCGACGCTCAATCTGGAGCTCGCCATCGCGCCCCTCGACCAGAACCCCTTCAACGAAGCGAAGAGCAACCTCAGACTGCTCGAGTATGGTGCGATGGGCTGGCCGGTCGTCTGCACCGATATCTATCCCTATCAGGACGCGCCCGTCGCACGCGTTGCGAACCGCCCGAAAGCGTGGATCGACGCCATCCGCGAGATCCTGTCCGACCGAGACGCGGCCCGCGAACAAGGGCAGCAACTGAGGCAGTGGGTGGAGAACGACTTCATCCTTGAGAAGCGGCTCCCTGAATGGCTCGATGCCTTCGCGAGGCAAAAGTGA
- a CDS encoding radical SAM/SPASM domain-containing protein — MTAIHIADSGLTAAEAAKRNDLASRKPYVAAKLARISEMEARGEISPIIRLEKSYLCNFQCTHCSAEYYMDRHLHKVFKIEDERRKIDLDDIRELSRQADELGIARFVITGGEPLVMKDFDAVVEAIDPEKHYVITDTNGWFLDYERAKHLKAIGVEKVQLSLDSFIAEQHDAFRNKPGSYKRVMRAIEASLDAGLNLILSTVLVNGRAKTDEFREMCEFCTEKGIGLYVSYAKPTGSCTEHPEFVITKEDADIVREFEKKYNVFTHMTPSYGSFKGCITVKGLITVTSTAEVTPCPYIDLSLGNLRDTPLSEILARGMRNPWLGPHRPDCLIGEDPQFIKLHTEKTKNAVLLPVPWGQGFSDSDSLID; from the coding sequence ATGACCGCCATCCACATTGCCGATTCCGGCCTGACCGCCGCCGAAGCCGCGAAGCGAAACGACCTCGCCTCGCGCAAGCCTTATGTCGCGGCCAAGCTCGCCCGCATCAGCGAAATGGAGGCGCGCGGCGAAATCAGTCCCATCATCCGGCTCGAAAAAAGCTATCTCTGCAACTTCCAGTGCACGCACTGCTCGGCCGAGTACTACATGGATCGGCACCTGCACAAGGTCTTCAAGATCGAGGACGAGCGCCGGAAGATCGACCTCGACGACATCCGCGAACTGTCCCGCCAAGCCGACGAGCTCGGCATCGCGCGCTTCGTGATCACCGGCGGCGAGCCGCTCGTCATGAAGGATTTCGATGCCGTCGTCGAGGCCATTGATCCGGAAAAGCACTACGTGATCACCGACACGAACGGCTGGTTCCTCGACTACGAGCGGGCAAAGCATCTGAAGGCGATCGGCGTCGAAAAAGTCCAGCTTTCGCTCGACAGCTTCATCGCCGAACAACACGACGCCTTCCGCAACAAGCCCGGCTCGTACAAGCGCGTGATGCGCGCCATCGAAGCGTCCCTCGATGCCGGCTTGAATCTCATCCTGTCGACCGTGCTGGTCAATGGCCGCGCGAAAACCGACGAATTCCGCGAAATGTGCGAGTTCTGCACCGAAAAGGGCATCGGGCTTTACGTGTCGTATGCAAAACCGACCGGCTCCTGCACCGAGCACCCCGAATTCGTCATCACGAAGGAAGACGCGGACATCGTGCGCGAGTTCGAAAAGAAGTACAACGTCTTCACGCACATGACTCCGTCGTACGGATCGTTCAAGGGCTGCATCACGGTCAAAGGCCTGATCACGGTCACCTCGACCGCGGAAGTCACGCCCTGCCCTTATATCGATCTCTCCCTCGGCAACCTGCGCGACACGCCCCTTTCCGAAATCCTCGCGCGCGGCATGCGCAACCCGTGGCTCGGACCGCATCGCCCGGATTGCCTGATTGGCGAAGATCCGCAATTCATCAAGCTCCATACCGAAAAGACCAAGAATGCCGTTCTTCTTCCGGTGCCCTGGGGCCAAGGCTTTTCGGATTCCGACTCCCTGATCGATTGA
- a CDS encoding NAD(P)-dependent oxidoreductase yields MTTTHQLFDQEIDAVVRRFDAGWDALRGARLFITGGTGYFGRWLLPMLARADESLGLDLRVTALSRAPERFLAEVPGLERHPAIAFHRGDVRDFEFPAGDFTHLIHAATTAAAATFHRREDPLTKFDTSYYGTRRALEFAAERRVGRMLMLSSGSFYGPLQPEYDAYPEDYPVGPAPTNLEASVGHAKRAAEFLCSAFADRHGLSFSTARCFTFLGPHLPLDLHYAAGNFIRDALHGNAITVAGDGTPIRSYMYTGDLMVWLLTLLTRGQNGRAYNVGSDEAITVGELARRIGHLIAPHKPVRILRQVEGPVTRNVYLPEVRRARTELSLDLWTSLDESILRTAEIAAETAAKTPN; encoded by the coding sequence ATGACCACCACCCACCAACTATTCGATCAGGAAATCGACGCCGTCGTGCGCCGCTTCGACGCCGGTTGGGACGCACTGCGCGGCGCGCGCCTGTTCATCACCGGAGGAACCGGCTACTTCGGCCGATGGCTGCTCCCCATGCTGGCCCGCGCGGACGAAAGCCTCGGCCTCGACCTCCGGGTCACCGCGCTCAGCCGCGCACCGGAACGCTTTCTCGCCGAAGTACCGGGCCTCGAGCGACACCCCGCGATCGCGTTTCACCGCGGCGACGTGCGGGACTTCGAATTTCCGGCAGGCGACTTCACACATCTGATCCATGCTGCGACCACGGCCGCGGCGGCGACCTTTCATCGGCGCGAAGATCCGCTGACGAAGTTCGACACGTCCTACTACGGCACCCGGCGCGCCCTCGAATTCGCCGCCGAACGCCGCGTCGGCCGCATGTTGATGCTCAGTTCCGGCTCCTTCTACGGACCGCTGCAGCCCGAATACGACGCCTATCCGGAAGACTATCCCGTCGGGCCCGCCCCGACCAACCTAGAGGCCAGCGTCGGGCATGCGAAACGGGCCGCGGAATTTCTGTGCTCGGCCTTCGCCGATCGGCACGGCCTGTCGTTCTCCACGGCGCGCTGCTTCACCTTCCTGGGCCCCCACCTGCCGCTCGACCTGCACTATGCGGCCGGCAATTTCATCCGCGATGCGCTCCACGGCAACGCGATCACCGTGGCGGGCGACGGTACGCCGATCCGCTCGTACATGTACACCGGCGACCTGATGGTGTGGCTCCTCACGCTGCTCACGCGCGGCCAGAACGGCCGGGCCTACAACGTGGGCTCGGACGAGGCGATCACGGTCGGCGAGCTTGCCCGCCGCATCGGCCATCTGATCGCCCCGCACAAACCAGTACGCATCTTGCGGCAGGTCGAAGGCCCGGTGACGCGGAATGTGTATTTGCCGGAAGTGCGACGCGCACGCACCGAACTGAGCCTCGATCTATGGACATCGCTCGACGAATCGATCCTGCGCACCGCCGAGATCGCGGCCGAAACGGCGGCCAAAACGCCGAATTAG
- a CDS encoding NUDIX domain-containing protein, protein MNRERVSPDDIRAAIATLQAATGSARSGLPEEVFLFVSSLTPMINVDLLIRDEAGRTLLTWRHDQFYGPGWHIPGGIIRFKEACSDRIAAVADRELGARVSAEPKPLCLHEITNQNRDIRGHFISLLYACRLESPLDEHRRFDPQAPRNGDWAWHAGSPDNLIRVHEIYRPWLDAAGSGNA, encoded by the coding sequence ATGAATCGCGAACGCGTGTCGCCCGACGACATCCGGGCCGCGATCGCAACCTTGCAGGCGGCAACGGGCTCGGCGCGCAGCGGCCTGCCCGAAGAGGTCTTCCTGTTCGTCAGCAGCCTGACGCCGATGATCAATGTCGATCTGCTGATCCGGGACGAGGCCGGTCGCACGCTGCTCACCTGGCGCCACGATCAGTTCTACGGCCCCGGGTGGCACATCCCGGGCGGGATCATCCGCTTCAAGGAAGCTTGCAGCGACCGTATCGCCGCCGTTGCCGACCGCGAGCTCGGCGCACGCGTCAGCGCCGAGCCGAAGCCGCTATGCCTGCATGAAATCACCAATCAGAATCGCGACATCCGCGGCCACTTCATCTCGCTGCTCTACGCCTGCCGTCTCGAGTCGCCGCTCGACGAGCACCGCCGCTTCGATCCCCAGGCGCCGCGCAATGGCGACTGGGCTTGGCACGCGGGCAGCCCGGACAACCTGATCCGGGTTCACGAAATCTACAGGCCTTGGCTGGATGCCGCCGGGTCCGGCAACGCATGA
- a CDS encoding class I SAM-dependent methyltransferase, whose amino-acid sequence MSDSCRICAHALFPNPLLVQDDMPAAAQGLPGADGLAADRGVSLVLRQCAGCGLVQLTNAPVPYWRDVIRAAGISPEMRSFRLAQFGTWLDTYRLAGRKVLEVGCGRGEYLALLAEAGADAFGIENKSDSVAACRAAGLRVAEGFLEGPETRLADGPFDGFAILNFLEHIPDAPRTLQGIAANLSDGATGLVEVPNFDMIVQQRLFAEFIPDHLYYFTRETLTGLLENNGFEVLDCRPEWHDYVLSATVRKRRPLDLAPLASSQTALKASFDAFLDRFGPGRVAIWGAGHQALALISLMGIAPRIRCVFDSAPFKQGRFTPATHLPIVAPERLADDGPDSVDAIIVLAASYSDEVVRILRERHGSRFCVATLRDNRLEIVIDGDAR is encoded by the coding sequence ATGAGCGATTCCTGCCGGATCTGCGCCCACGCGCTGTTCCCGAACCCGCTCCTGGTCCAGGACGACATGCCGGCCGCGGCCCAGGGCCTGCCGGGCGCGGACGGCCTGGCCGCAGACCGCGGCGTCAGCCTCGTGCTGCGCCAGTGCGCAGGCTGCGGGCTGGTGCAGCTGACGAACGCGCCGGTACCCTACTGGCGCGACGTGATTCGCGCGGCCGGCATCTCGCCCGAGATGCGCAGCTTCCGGCTCGCCCAGTTCGGCACCTGGCTCGACACGTATCGGCTCGCCGGCAGGAAAGTCCTCGAAGTCGGCTGCGGCCGCGGTGAATACCTCGCGCTCCTTGCCGAGGCCGGCGCAGACGCCTTCGGCATCGAAAACAAGAGCGACTCCGTCGCCGCCTGCCGCGCAGCCGGCCTGCGCGTCGCCGAAGGCTTCCTCGAAGGCCCCGAGACCCGGCTCGCGGACGGCCCGTTCGACGGCTTCGCAATCCTGAACTTCCTCGAGCACATCCCGGACGCACCCCGCACGCTGCAGGGCATCGCCGCGAACCTCTCGGATGGCGCGACCGGCCTCGTCGAAGTGCCGAACTTCGACATGATCGTGCAACAGAGGCTGTTCGCCGAGTTCATCCCGGACCACCTCTACTACTTCACGCGCGAAACGCTCACCGGCCTGCTCGAAAACAACGGATTCGAGGTGCTCGACTGCCGTCCCGAATGGCACGACTACGTCTTGTCGGCAACGGTGCGGAAACGCCGCCCGCTCGACCTCGCGCCGCTCGCTTCGAGCCAGACAGCGCTGAAGGCGTCGTTCGACGCCTTTCTCGACCGTTTCGGCCCGGGCCGGGTCGCAATCTGGGGCGCCGGCCACCAGGCCCTGGCGCTGATCAGCCTGATGGGCATCGCGCCGCGGATCCGCTGCGTATTCGACTCCGCCCCGTTCAAGCAGGGCCGCTTTACGCCGGCCACCCACCTGCCCATCGTCGCTCCGGAGCGCCTTGCCGACGACGGGCCCGACAGCGTCGACGCCATCATCGTGCTGGCGGCAAGCTATTCCGACGAGGTCGTGCGCATCCTCCGGGAGCGTCACGGCAGCCGCTTCTGCGTCGCCACGCTGCGCGACAATCGCCTCGAAATCGTGATCGACGGAGACGCCCGATGA
- a CDS encoding radical SAM protein, with product MTKILFIVPPNLSYEKYVQPAENTRQVRKADGRLYGNLATDMPIGILSMSAYLKAATDVDIRLIDFNIELNALDRFDAASFAEYFSAFLAEHHADFDPDIVGVSSLFSPSYFNLLDLGRCARALFPRALVIAGGSVPSSMYKHVLKNCPDFDALCYGEGEKPLLNLVQAADRRAYIESSPSWVTDAKIARGEMFAHDFVDDLDDLPFYDYELCEVERYGINPAMTAYAAIEDKSNNFHVMTSRGCPFKCTFCASHKVHGRRMRYYSLERVRADFEQLRDRYGARTLVVQDDHFMGDKERARAIVDMIGEMKMTAVFQNGLALYALERPMLEALRGAGVNHLVLAIESGSDRVLKDIMKKPLKLHIAKRVADDCRELGIYTNANILIGLPGETKQDIEDTRAFLKTVNANWFIVLAASPLVGSEMHEICESKGYLKDGYIGKDYKNAVVETEHFSADFIQDQMYLINLELNFIHNPDMRLGEYESALKGFQNALRAKNDHAFAFHFAAECHERLGRHEKAAECREAARSIVETSPFWQHYFAHFGLTPGPARVPEAA from the coding sequence ATGACCAAGATCCTGTTCATCGTTCCGCCGAATCTCTCGTACGAGAAGTATGTCCAGCCGGCGGAGAACACCCGTCAGGTCCGCAAGGCCGATGGTCGCCTCTACGGCAACCTCGCCACCGACATGCCGATCGGCATCCTGTCGATGAGCGCGTATCTCAAGGCGGCGACCGATGTCGACATCCGTCTGATCGACTTCAACATCGAGCTCAACGCGTTGGACCGCTTCGATGCGGCCTCCTTCGCCGAGTACTTCTCCGCATTCCTCGCGGAGCACCACGCAGATTTCGATCCCGACATCGTCGGGGTCTCGTCGCTGTTCAGCCCGTCGTACTTCAACCTGCTCGACCTCGGCCGCTGCGCGCGTGCGCTGTTCCCGCGCGCACTCGTGATCGCCGGCGGCAGCGTGCCGTCGAGCATGTACAAGCACGTGCTCAAGAACTGCCCCGACTTCGATGCGCTCTGTTACGGCGAGGGGGAAAAACCGCTGCTGAACCTCGTCCAGGCCGCCGACCGCCGTGCTTACATCGAGAGCAGCCCGTCCTGGGTCACCGACGCCAAGATTGCGCGCGGCGAGATGTTCGCCCACGACTTCGTCGACGACCTCGACGACTTGCCGTTCTACGACTACGAACTGTGCGAGGTTGAGCGCTACGGCATCAACCCGGCAATGACCGCCTATGCCGCGATCGAGGACAAGTCGAACAACTTTCACGTGATGACCTCGCGCGGCTGTCCGTTCAAGTGCACCTTCTGCGCGTCCCACAAGGTCCATGGCCGCAGGATGCGCTACTACAGCCTCGAACGCGTGCGGGCCGACTTCGAGCAGCTGCGCGACCGCTACGGCGCCCGCACGCTCGTCGTGCAGGACGACCACTTCATGGGCGACAAGGAACGCGCGCGCGCGATCGTCGACATGATCGGCGAGATGAAGATGACCGCGGTCTTCCAGAACGGTCTCGCACTCTATGCGCTCGAGCGTCCGATGCTCGAGGCGCTGCGCGGAGCCGGCGTCAACCATCTCGTGCTGGCGATCGAGTCGGGCAGCGACCGGGTGCTCAAGGACATCATGAAGAAGCCCCTGAAGCTCCACATCGCGAAGCGCGTCGCCGACGACTGCCGCGAACTGGGGATCTACACCAACGCGAACATCCTCATCGGTCTGCCCGGCGAGACGAAGCAGGACATCGAGGACACGCGTGCCTTCCTCAAGACGGTCAACGCAAACTGGTTCATCGTGCTTGCCGCGTCGCCGCTCGTCGGCAGCGAGATGCACGAGATCTGCGAGTCCAAGGGCTACCTGAAGGACGGCTACATCGGCAAGGACTACAAGAACGCGGTCGTCGAGACCGAGCACTTCAGCGCCGACTTCATCCAGGACCAGATGTACCTGATCAACCTCGAACTGAACTTCATCCATAACCCCGACATGCGCCTGGGCGAGTACGAGAGCGCGTTGAAGGGTTTCCAGAACGCCCTGCGCGCGAAGAACGATCACGCATTCGCGTTCCACTTCGCCGCCGAGTGTCACGAGCGCCTCGGACGTCACGAGAAGGCCGCCGAGTGCCGCGAGGCCGCGCGCAGCATCGTCGAGACGAGCCCCTTCTGGCAGCACTACTTCGCGCATTTCGGCCTCACGCCCGGACCGGCCCGCGTTCCCGAAGCCGCCTGA